The following are encoded together in the Tripterygium wilfordii isolate XIE 37 chromosome 3, ASM1340144v1, whole genome shotgun sequence genome:
- the LOC119988137 gene encoding light-harvesting complex-like protein OHP1, chloroplastic, with translation MAATSLVTSSSPLPTKSLTVRNLSQQLLPFRTQSRITRRAKKQGSFTVQAAKLPAGVELPKVQPKVEPPFLGFSKTAEIWNSRACMIGLIGTFIVELILNKGILQVIGVDIGKGLDLPL, from the exons ATGGCTGCTACTTCGCTTGTTACTTCCTCCTCTCCGTTGCCCACAAAATCTCTTACAGTTCGTAATCTAAGCCAGCAACTCTTGCCCTTCCGGACTCAGAGTCGCATCACTAGAAGAGCCAAGAAGCAAGGCTCTTTCACTGTCCAAGCTGCCAAGCTTCCTGCGGGA GTGGAATTGCCAAAAGTGCAACCAAAGGTTGAACCACCATTTCTGGGATTCAGCAAGACTGCTGAAATATGGAATTCCAGAGCTTGCATGATTGGCCTCATTGGGACATTTATTGTGGAGTTG ATATTGAACAAGGGAATTCTTCAGGTAATTGGGGTGGATATTGGGAAAGGTCTTGATCTTCCACTTTGA